Proteins encoded by one window of Patescibacteria group bacterium:
- a CDS encoding type IV secretion system DNA-binding domain-containing protein, translating into MVDERDIVPWEDDQTSADEYAPSQVERLTTQFYDWEKRGRGWLLHPFPVELEPPFVPFRYHWVPPRDPGTDDGRRPTLVSRITEGIERIVTGKRRPTVSWDFDELEPETPEVEVDDDDSPIVELKLSVPPPLKVSREAVEQFLASLPIAAGPLSFEVVGLPDSIMVHLAVRETDAAKVSQQLKGYFPEVVLTQENDFLRSTWEASPDGAAILVDFGLSHEFMLPLRTFKGFEIDPLIGVVSAHSDLEMGEVAVVQVLFQAVRHPWAKSMMRAVLDHEGKAFFEDAPEIAAAAKVKIAHPLLAAVVRIGVKSPDLGRAWEIARAVGGSLRSFANPAGNEFMPLANDGYDDAEHQSDLLLRKSHRSGMILSTEELVSLVHPPSASVRVEKLKREERKTRAAPAIATGQGLLLGANVHAGKTAQVALTADQRSRHMYVIGASGTGKSTLLLNLILQDLKTGQGIAVLDPHGDLIDQILERVPEERIDDVILLDPADAEFPVGFNILSAHSELEKTLLSSDLASVFRRLSTSWGDQMTSVLGNAILAFLESDRGGTLIDLRRFLVEKGFREEFLATVRDPDVVYYWQKEFSLLRGSPQASILTRLDTFLRPKLIRYMVAQKDDRLDFRRMMDGGKILLARLSQGAIGEENAHLLGSLLVSKLQQIAMSRQEVAEAERRPFYVYIDEFQNFITPTMEQILSGARKYRLGLILAHQDLRQIGGKSPEVLSSVLSNPYTRVCFRVGDQDARTLESGFASYESKDLQNLGTGQAIARVERAEFDFNLDTPRLAEIDPDEARTRRELVIARSREKYGMPREEIEAILQRSAPGRATIQPVEPAPQRATIPEPLPPAPTPISTERPKRAEPPPAPPSTVPTPGRGGQQHKYLQELIKRWAESREWRATIEEKILDGLGSVDVALRKGDQSVACEIAVTTTPDHEVGNVQKCIAAGFGHVLVVSSEKKTLNQVRQQAGNTFDEEQLRRIHFCTPEEAFAVLEGIEAEAASTTGTVRGYKVKTKYKSVSEQEKTAKREAVSQVIAKAMKRLKPDKK; encoded by the coding sequence ATGGTGGACGAACGGGACATCGTCCCCTGGGAGGATGACCAGACCTCGGCCGACGAATATGCACCGAGCCAGGTCGAACGTCTCACCACCCAGTTCTACGACTGGGAGAAGCGCGGCCGAGGATGGCTTCTCCACCCGTTTCCGGTCGAACTCGAGCCGCCATTCGTCCCGTTCAGGTACCACTGGGTGCCGCCGCGTGATCCGGGGACCGACGATGGACGCAGACCCACGCTCGTCTCCCGAATCACGGAGGGTATCGAACGGATCGTCACCGGCAAGCGTCGGCCAACGGTGTCGTGGGATTTCGACGAACTGGAGCCCGAGACGCCGGAAGTCGAGGTTGATGATGACGATTCCCCGATCGTCGAACTGAAGCTTTCGGTCCCTCCTCCGCTCAAAGTCTCTCGGGAGGCGGTCGAGCAGTTTCTCGCGAGTCTTCCGATCGCGGCCGGCCCGCTGTCGTTCGAGGTCGTCGGCCTACCTGATTCGATCATGGTCCATTTGGCCGTTCGGGAGACCGACGCGGCGAAGGTGTCACAGCAGCTCAAGGGCTACTTTCCCGAAGTCGTTCTGACCCAGGAGAACGACTTCCTCCGGTCGACTTGGGAAGCGTCGCCGGATGGAGCCGCGATCTTGGTCGACTTCGGGCTCTCCCACGAATTCATGCTGCCGCTTCGCACCTTCAAGGGTTTCGAGATCGATCCCCTGATCGGTGTCGTTTCGGCGCATTCGGACCTCGAAATGGGTGAAGTAGCCGTCGTGCAAGTGCTCTTCCAGGCGGTCCGTCATCCGTGGGCCAAGAGTATGATGCGGGCGGTTCTGGATCACGAGGGGAAAGCTTTCTTCGAGGATGCACCGGAGATCGCCGCTGCTGCCAAGGTCAAGATCGCGCATCCACTCCTCGCGGCGGTCGTTCGGATCGGCGTGAAGAGCCCGGACCTGGGTCGCGCCTGGGAGATCGCCCGCGCGGTCGGTGGTAGCCTCAGAAGCTTCGCCAACCCGGCCGGGAACGAGTTCATGCCGCTAGCAAACGACGGGTACGATGACGCCGAGCACCAGTCGGATTTGTTGCTCCGCAAGAGCCATCGGAGCGGAATGATCCTCTCGACTGAGGAGCTCGTCTCCCTGGTTCACCCGCCCTCGGCCTCCGTGCGTGTCGAGAAACTGAAACGCGAGGAACGGAAGACACGGGCCGCACCGGCAATTGCCACCGGACAGGGATTACTCCTCGGCGCGAATGTCCACGCCGGAAAAACCGCGCAAGTGGCGCTCACTGCGGACCAGCGATCACGGCACATGTACGTCATCGGCGCATCGGGCACGGGGAAGTCCACGCTCCTTCTGAACCTCATCCTTCAGGATCTGAAGACAGGCCAGGGTATCGCCGTTCTGGATCCGCATGGTGATCTCATCGACCAGATCCTGGAGCGAGTGCCGGAAGAACGGATCGACGACGTCATCCTCTTGGATCCGGCCGATGCCGAATTCCCGGTGGGGTTCAACATCCTCTCGGCGCACTCAGAACTCGAAAAGACGCTCCTCTCTTCCGATCTCGCCTCCGTCTTCCGGAGACTCTCCACCTCGTGGGGCGATCAGATGACATCGGTCCTCGGGAACGCGATCCTCGCCTTCCTTGAAAGCGACCGGGGCGGGACTCTGATCGATCTGCGTCGGTTCCTGGTCGAGAAGGGTTTCCGAGAAGAATTCCTCGCAACCGTTCGCGATCCTGACGTCGTGTACTACTGGCAGAAGGAGTTCTCCCTCCTCAGAGGGAGCCCGCAGGCATCTATCCTCACCCGTCTCGATACCTTCCTTCGGCCGAAGCTCATCCGGTACATGGTCGCGCAGAAGGACGATCGTCTCGACTTCCGCCGGATGATGGACGGGGGGAAGATCCTGCTCGCTCGGCTTTCCCAGGGTGCGATCGGCGAGGAGAACGCGCACCTTCTCGGCAGTCTCCTCGTCTCCAAGCTTCAGCAGATCGCAATGAGCCGTCAAGAGGTGGCCGAAGCCGAGCGCCGCCCGTTCTACGTCTACATCGACGAATTCCAGAACTTCATCACGCCGACGATGGAGCAGATCCTCTCGGGTGCACGGAAGTACCGGCTGGGTTTGATCCTCGCGCACCAAGATCTCCGGCAGATCGGCGGCAAGAGCCCGGAGGTGCTGAGTTCGGTACTATCGAATCCGTACACCCGTGTCTGCTTCCGGGTGGGCGATCAGGACGCTCGAACCCTGGAGAGCGGATTCGCCTCGTACGAATCGAAGGACCTCCAGAACCTCGGCACCGGTCAGGCCATCGCCCGGGTCGAACGGGCGGAGTTCGACTTCAATCTCGATACCCCGAGACTCGCCGAGATTGATCCCGACGAAGCCCGCACCCGCAGGGAGCTCGTGATCGCCCGGTCGCGGGAGAAGTACGGGATGCCACGGGAGGAGATCGAGGCGATCCTGCAGCGATCCGCTCCCGGCCGGGCCACGATCCAACCCGTCGAACCAGCCCCGCAGAGAGCAACGATTCCCGAACCTCTCCCGCCGGCGCCGACACCCATCAGCACGGAACGACCCAAGCGAGCAGAACCTCCCCCGGCACCCCCGTCAACCGTACCGACTCCAGGTCGGGGCGGTCAGCAGCATAAGTACCTGCAGGAGCTCATCAAACGGTGGGCCGAGTCGCGGGAATGGCGGGCGACCATCGAGGAGAAGATCCTCGACGGTCTCGGCAGTGTGGATGTTGCCCTGCGGAAGGGCGACCAATCCGTCGCCTGCGAGATCGCCGTCACGACCACGCCGGACCACGAAGTCGGAAACGTCCAGAAGTGTATCGCGGCCGGGTTCGGGCACGTGCTAGTCGTTTCTTCCGAAAAGAAGACGCTGAATCAGGTGCGCCAGCAGGCGGGAAACACCTTCGACGAAGAGCAACTCAGGCGTATTCACTTCTGCACGCCCGAGGAGGCATTCGCGGTTCTTGAAGGAATCGAGGCGGAAGCCGCGAGCACGACCGGAACGGTTCGCGGGTACAAGGTGAAGACCAAGTATAAGTCAGTCTCGGAACAGGAAAAGACGGCGAAGCGAGAGGCCGTTTCCCAGGTGATCGCCAAGGCCATGAAACGCCTCAAGCCTGACAAGAAATAG
- a CDS encoding DNA methyltransferase: protein MERRAIYTTADEGALVTNGKGWNFHGVDTQEHLHSLHPYPARFIPQIPRKAIEQWSKPGELVYDPFCGCGTTLLEASILGRPSIGTDNNDIAILVSRAKTLHYTKRSISRLRIFAESVENWLTAAVARPELIPSNDHVPYWFTKDIMDRLAALKGLILSEKQPEKVLLQSIFSSIIVRVSFQDSDTRYARVPRDVTVADVGSLFRLRLLDTVRRLDDAPRGPRAKVTLKLADARKVPFIRDRSVTLIVTSPPYLNAYDYHKYHRQRIHWLDGDVAFARDLEIGSHDEFTRPKATADKYFTDMENCLREWSRVLRPGGRCLFVVGDAIVNKRAVPVGDTFIKLFRNHGMPLEERWIRTLQATKRSFNVRNSRITHEHVLLFKRS, encoded by the coding sequence ATGGAACGCCGAGCAATATACACAACAGCAGATGAAGGCGCTCTCGTCACAAACGGGAAGGGCTGGAATTTCCATGGTGTCGACACGCAGGAGCACCTTCATTCTCTGCATCCCTATCCTGCCCGGTTTATTCCGCAGATACCGCGAAAGGCGATCGAGCAGTGGAGCAAGCCCGGAGAACTGGTATACGACCCGTTTTGCGGGTGCGGTACTACCTTGCTCGAGGCCAGCATTCTTGGACGGCCGTCAATCGGGACAGACAATAACGACATTGCTATACTGGTGAGCCGAGCCAAGACTCTTCACTATACAAAGCGCAGTATCAGCCGTTTACGGATCTTTGCAGAGTCCGTAGAGAACTGGCTGACTGCAGCGGTTGCCCGGCCGGAGTTGATACCGAGCAACGACCATGTTCCCTATTGGTTCACCAAGGACATCATGGACCGGCTCGCGGCTCTCAAAGGACTGATACTTAGCGAGAAACAACCCGAGAAGGTTTTGCTTCAGTCCATCTTTTCGTCCATTATTGTGCGCGTCTCCTTTCAGGATAGCGACACAAGATATGCGCGAGTGCCACGAGACGTGACCGTTGCGGACGTCGGTTCGCTGTTCCGTCTTCGACTGCTGGACACGGTAAGAAGGTTGGATGACGCTCCACGAGGGCCGCGCGCCAAAGTGACACTCAAGCTGGCTGATGCCCGCAAAGTGCCATTCATTCGGGATCGGAGCGTGACTCTGATCGTCACATCGCCTCCTTACCTGAACGCCTATGACTATCACAAGTATCACCGCCAACGCATTCACTGGTTAGACGGGGACGTCGCATTTGCTCGTGACCTCGAGATTGGAAGCCACGACGAGTTCACCCGGCCGAAGGCCACCGCAGACAAGTACTTTACCGATATGGAGAATTGCCTGCGCGAGTGGTCCAGGGTGTTGCGTCCGGGTGGCAGGTGTTTGTTTGTTGTCGGAGATGCGATCGTCAATAAGCGCGCTGTGCCTGTGGGTGACACATTCATCAAACTGTTTCGAAATCATGGTATGCCTCTGGAAGAGAGATGGATTCGTACGCTTCAGGCGACGAAGCGCTCGTTCAATGTTCGGAATAGTAGAATAACCCATGAGCATGTCCTGCTCTTCAAGAGAAGCTAG
- a CDS encoding DUF932 domain-containing protein, giving the protein MSSQLILHRGGWEATKADLASVPVPSETDSYVPVPYGRFVEEVELHVPRFGLTITDACYALARDGAQMFGVLTCRNGGKHADYALAIGLRNSYDRSLSANLTAGHHVFVCDNLAFSGEAAATRRHTINIFRDLPDLIYRMLSKVSSMQSRIHAEIVAMKALELSVEAADHLMVEAVRQDVLPASNLPKVIEAWETPAHEEFAPRTAWSLYNAFTEVSKSRSPRVQMDSGLRLSSTFRSALAL; this is encoded by the coding sequence ATGTCCAGTCAGCTCATTCTCCATCGCGGAGGTTGGGAGGCGACCAAAGCCGACCTGGCTTCCGTCCCTGTTCCTTCCGAAACCGACTCCTACGTCCCGGTGCCCTACGGCCGGTTCGTCGAGGAAGTCGAACTCCATGTTCCGCGCTTCGGCCTCACGATCACCGATGCCTGCTACGCGCTTGCCCGCGACGGCGCCCAGATGTTCGGGGTACTGACCTGCCGGAACGGCGGGAAGCACGCCGACTACGCCCTCGCGATCGGTCTCCGAAACAGCTACGACCGGTCCCTCTCTGCAAATCTCACCGCCGGCCACCACGTCTTCGTCTGCGACAACCTCGCCTTCTCTGGAGAGGCCGCCGCGACCCGCAGGCACACCATCAACATCTTTCGGGATCTTCCGGACCTGATCTACCGCATGCTCTCGAAGGTCTCCTCAATGCAGAGCCGGATCCACGCCGAAATCGTGGCGATGAAGGCGCTTGAGCTTTCCGTCGAGGCGGCTGACCACCTCATGGTCGAGGCCGTCCGGCAGGACGTCCTGCCAGCCTCGAACCTCCCGAAGGTGATCGAGGCGTGGGAGACGCCCGCCCACGAGGAGTTTGCTCCCCGGACCGCCTGGTCGCTCTACAACGCCTTCACCGAAGTCAGCAAGTCCCGGAGTCCGCGGGTCCAAATGGACTCCGGGCTCCGACTCTCCAGCACCTTCCGGAGCGCACTCGCGCTCTGA
- the radC gene encoding DNA repair protein RadC codes for MIDPAIPMLEDPLIHCREDCRSWPVTRLLSAVLCSGNAAAALLSRFGSLDVIADAGTADLVAIPGIGRRRATQVLAAFELSRRAAVPRTEQNLIIRTAQDAVQVVGPVLGDLKREMFVTLLLTTRHRLLKFETVSVGSLNASIVHPREVFRPAIQAAAASMLLAHNHPSGDPEPSEDDVEMTHRLVRTGEMLGIEVIDHVIIGAGGSYLSFRERGLI; via the coding sequence ATGATCGATCCCGCAATCCCGATGCTGGAGGACCCGTTGATCCACTGTCGGGAAGACTGCCGGTCTTGGCCCGTGACGCGCCTGCTTTCCGCCGTGCTCTGCTCCGGAAACGCGGCCGCGGCGTTGCTCTCCCGATTCGGCTCGCTCGATGTCATCGCCGACGCCGGGACAGCCGACCTGGTCGCGATCCCGGGGATCGGACGGCGCCGGGCGACCCAGGTGCTCGCTGCGTTCGAGCTCTCGCGCCGCGCAGCCGTTCCTCGTACCGAACAGAACCTCATCATCCGCACGGCGCAGGACGCCGTGCAGGTCGTCGGTCCCGTCCTGGGAGACTTGAAGCGCGAGATGTTCGTCACGCTTCTGCTCACCACCCGGCACCGCCTCCTGAAGTTCGAGACGGTGAGTGTGGGAAGCCTCAATGCATCGATCGTCCATCCTCGGGAGGTGTTCCGACCCGCCATCCAGGCGGCGGCCGCCTCCATGCTCCTGGCTCATAACCACCCGTCAGGCGACCCCGAACCGTCGGAAGACGACGTCGAGATGACCCATCGGCTGGTCCGCACCGGCGAGATGCTCGGCATCGAGGTCATCGACCACGTGATCATCGGCGCCGGCGGCTCCTACCTGTCGTTTCGTGAACGCGGTCTGATCTGA
- a CDS encoding PD-(D/E)XK nuclease family protein codes for MEPLSVSRVQTYLTCPLKHRFQYIDKIPPPWRPAALVFGSSVHAAVEWFHRERLAGRTPEPEAVAKIFDADWFAQNLEPVVFAEKESKEILAEKGHELVALYVADSSGTMPLLTEDRFEIDLVDPETGEVFDIRLRGVIDLVEADGTLVELKTAARTFDTGSLERHLQLSTYALVRFLATGTVPPLRIDALLKTKVPRLVHLPATRTIEDLAWTARLIESVALAIQSGCCFPNPSYRCSECEYFAHCQQWRG; via the coding sequence ATGGAGCCCCTCAGCGTTAGCCGGGTTCAGACCTACCTCACCTGTCCACTCAAGCACCGTTTCCAGTACATCGACAAGATCCCGCCGCCCTGGCGGCCTGCCGCGCTGGTGTTCGGCTCTTCCGTCCATGCTGCCGTAGAGTGGTTCCACCGCGAACGGCTGGCCGGACGCACGCCGGAACCGGAGGCGGTCGCGAAGATCTTCGATGCCGACTGGTTCGCACAGAACCTCGAGCCCGTGGTGTTCGCCGAGAAGGAATCCAAGGAGATCCTCGCGGAGAAGGGTCACGAACTCGTTGCTCTGTATGTCGCGGATTCATCCGGCACAATGCCGCTCCTGACCGAGGACCGCTTCGAGATCGACCTCGTGGATCCCGAAACCGGTGAAGTGTTCGACATCCGACTGCGCGGGGTGATTGATCTGGTCGAGGCGGACGGCACGCTCGTGGAACTCAAGACTGCCGCCCGGACCTTCGACACGGGTTCGCTCGAACGACACCTCCAGCTTTCCACCTACGCGCTCGTTCGTTTCCTCGCAACCGGAACGGTTCCACCTCTCCGCATTGACGCGCTTCTGAAGACCAAGGTCCCGCGCTTGGTGCACCTGCCTGCCACCCGCACAATTGAGGACCTTGCCTGGACCGCCCGGCTGATCGAAAGCGTGGCTCTGGCTATCCAGTCCGGTTGCTGCTTCCCGAATCCTTCGTATCGCTGCTCCGAGTGTGAGTACTTCGCTCATTGCCAACAGTGGCGCGGGTAA
- a CDS encoding crossover junction endodeoxyribonuclease RuvC, which produces MEEKILGIDPGTKYMGAVVITGSTLLGFGVHTLHNGERPHDVIGQARRVILSYVAEHAPSVVAIEKPLLVPTKRAALVSVIVQELQARSRELGIRVLEIAPPDVRRVVVGDRHAKKFDVAHAIVRMGFEDLRIKLPKEPPHPVLGYKPKDRYWLHMFDALAVAVAVQLSRRQNS; this is translated from the coding sequence ATGGAAGAAAAAATCCTCGGCATCGATCCTGGAACGAAATACATGGGAGCGGTGGTCATCACGGGCTCGACCCTTCTTGGCTTCGGCGTCCACACCCTCCACAACGGAGAACGGCCGCACGACGTGATCGGCCAGGCTCGTCGGGTGATTCTGTCGTATGTCGCCGAGCACGCTCCCTCGGTCGTCGCAATCGAAAAGCCCCTGCTTGTCCCTACGAAACGCGCCGCTCTCGTTTCGGTGATCGTCCAGGAACTTCAGGCACGATCTCGCGAACTCGGCATCCGGGTGTTGGAGATAGCGCCGCCCGACGTGCGGCGAGTCGTGGTCGGTGATCGCCACGCGAAAAAGTTCGACGTCGCACACGCCATCGTCCGCATGGGCTTTGAGGACCTTCGGATCAAGCTCCCGAAGGAGCCACCGCATCCCGTCCTCGGCTACAAGCCCAAGGATAGGTACTGGCTTCATATGTTTGACGCACTCGCAGTTGCGGTAGCCGTCCAATTATCCAGACGACAAAACTCGTGA
- a CDS encoding crossover junction endodeoxyribonuclease RuvC yields MPKATAKTILALDPGLRDLGYAILRGGSLIESGVLPLRLLPSKQRLPAAVKAIGDWIGQFRPSIVVLEATHPNRVNSLDRLDRLARRVRRMAALKGLTVATYAPQTVRKGLVGHGWANKRQTAEAVAGRLPALRVYLTQDRRWKEAYFQNMFDAVALALHHQATAA; encoded by the coding sequence ATGCCCAAAGCCACAGCGAAGACGATCCTCGCCCTTGATCCCGGCCTCCGGGACCTCGGGTACGCCATTCTCCGAGGAGGATCCCTGATCGAGTCGGGAGTCCTCCCGCTCCGGTTGCTGCCATCGAAGCAGCGCCTCCCCGCCGCCGTGAAGGCCATCGGCGACTGGATCGGTCAGTTCAGACCCTCGATCGTCGTCCTTGAAGCCACCCACCCGAACCGCGTGAACTCCTTGGATCGGCTGGACCGTCTGGCCCGTCGGGTTCGCCGCATGGCTGCCCTGAAAGGGCTGACGGTCGCGACATACGCGCCCCAGACCGTCCGCAAGGGCCTCGTCGGCCACGGCTGGGCGAACAAACGCCAGACGGCCGAGGCTGTCGCCGGACGCCTGCCCGCCCTGCGGGTCTATCTCACGCAAGACCGCCGCTGGAAGGAAGCGTACTTCCAGAACATGTTCGACGCCGTCGCCCTCGCTCTTCACCATCAGGCCACGGCCGCCTGA
- a CDS encoding helix-turn-helix domain-containing protein, with protein sequence MVPASWSDGSFGVFMPESSHTSGNGRRVREVQKAACFVDICPLSTGGEQLCTSPPLFGFCSCLYSWYMFQFTLRRSRVTARFPNRIREYRLRAGLTQTMLGKLIGRSRPIVSAWERGCSLPSLPNVFRLARSLGTLAESLYAALYFPKREDKSKHEEG encoded by the coding sequence ATGGTCCCGGCATCATGGTCGGACGGCTCGTTTGGGGTATTCATGCCCGAATCGTCTCACACTTCCGGGAACGGTCGTAGAGTGCGAGAGGTCCAGAAAGCGGCTTGTTTTGTGGATATCTGCCCGCTGTCCACAGGAGGCGAACAGTTATGCACCTCACCCCCTCTGTTCGGTTTCTGTTCGTGTCTGTATTCTTGGTACATGTTTCAATTCACCCTTCGCCGATCAAGAGTCACAGCCCGGTTTCCGAACCGCATCCGCGAATACCGGCTTCGGGCTGGCCTCACCCAGACCATGTTGGGAAAGCTTATCGGTAGGAGCCGGCCAATCGTGTCGGCCTGGGAGCGGGGCTGCTCCCTGCCGAGCCTGCCGAACGTGTTCCGCCTGGCCCGATCCCTCGGGACGTTGGCGGAGTCGCTTTACGCTGCCCTTTACTTCCCTAAGCGTGAGGATAAATCTAAGCACGAAGAAGGATGA
- a CDS encoding AAA family ATPase, with amino-acid sequence MARIISIVNQKGGVGKTTTAINLGASLAAQGKYVLLVDIDPQANATSGLGINHRELPHGIYETLVSPLSIREVIKDTNIYGYSIAPSTMSLAGATVELVDLPRREHLLADNLKEVIHDYDYILIDNPPSLGLLTINGLVASNEVLIPVQCEYYALEGLSQLMNTINLVRDNLQPDLKILGAIMTMYDPRYKLTQAVMDELYKFFPNRIFRSVIPRNIKLAEAPSHGRSIREYARHSRADKAYERLGRELIDTETNTKLS; translated from the coding sequence ATGGCGAGAATTATTTCCATAGTCAATCAGAAAGGCGGAGTCGGAAAAACCACCACCGCGATCAACCTGGGTGCCAGCCTGGCGGCCCAAGGTAAATACGTTTTGTTGGTCGATATTGACCCGCAAGCCAATGCCACCAGCGGTCTGGGGATCAACCATCGGGAATTGCCGCACGGCATTTACGAAACTCTGGTGTCGCCGCTATCGATCCGAGAGGTCATCAAAGACACCAATATTTACGGGTATAGCATCGCGCCCTCGACCATGTCGCTGGCCGGCGCCACGGTCGAGCTGGTGGATTTACCCCGCCGGGAGCATCTTTTGGCCGATAATTTGAAGGAAGTAATTCACGATTACGACTATATTCTGATAGATAATCCTCCCTCACTTGGTTTATTGACCATCAATGGCTTGGTAGCCTCCAACGAGGTGTTAATCCCGGTGCAATGCGAGTATTACGCGCTGGAGGGCTTGAGCCAGCTGATGAACACGATTAATCTGGTGCGGGACAATTTACAGCCCGATTTGAAGATTCTGGGAGCCATCATGACGATGTATGATCCGCGGTACAAGCTGACCCAGGCGGTAATGGACGAACTCTATAAGTTTTTCCCAAATCGGATATTTCGCTCGGTGATACCGCGCAATATTAAGCTGGCCGAGGCGCCCAGCCACGGCCGTTCGATCCGGGAATACGCTCGGCATTCTCGAGCCGACAAGGCCTATGAACGTTTGGGCCGTGAATTAATTGATACAGAAACTAATACTAAACTATCATGA
- a CDS encoding ParB/RepB/Spo0J family partition protein — protein MSNFQGLGRGLGSLIPGAGNNSVSVNGIKGKEVAEIPLEQIEANSRQPRAKIERHELEDLMNSIKEHGILQPVLVTPTKSGYQLIAGERRFQSAKILGMKTIPAIVRPVDELEKLELALIENVQRQDLNALDRARAYQQLVDEFGLTQEEVAKKIGFSRSQITNTLRLLTLPAEVQQAIAEHKITEGHAKALLALDSPAEQIAYLKKIVVNELSVRDVEMQVRQIQSRTKARRPSTDPEVAQHEQAIADVLGTKVKIRRRAGRGQLTIEFYSDEEYKALIDKLTK, from the coding sequence ATGAGTAATTTTCAAGGATTGGGACGGGGATTGGGTTCGTTGATTCCGGGAGCCGGAAACAACTCAGTATCGGTTAACGGCATAAAAGGCAAAGAAGTGGCCGAGATACCCCTTGAACAGATTGAGGCTAATTCCCGCCAACCGCGGGCAAAAATCGAGCGTCACGAGCTGGAGGATTTGATGAATTCCATCAAGGAACATGGTATACTTCAGCCGGTACTGGTTACCCCGACCAAATCGGGTTACCAGCTGATCGCGGGCGAACGGCGGTTCCAATCGGCTAAAATACTGGGTATGAAGACTATTCCGGCCATTGTCCGGCCGGTGGACGAACTGGAAAAGCTGGAATTAGCCCTGATTGAGAACGTTCAGCGCCAGGACCTCAACGCCCTGGATCGGGCACGGGCGTACCAGCAGCTGGTCGACGAATTCGGGTTGACCCAGGAGGAAGTGGCCAAAAAGATCGGTTTCAGCCGCAGTCAGATCACGAACACACTCCGGCTGCTGACCTTGCCGGCCGAAGTGCAGCAGGCGATTGCCGAGCACAAAATCACCGAAGGCCACGCCAAAGCCTTATTAGCCCTGGATTCACCGGCGGAACAGATCGCCTACTTGAAAAAGATTGTCGTCAACGAGTTATCAGTCCGGGATGTCGAGATGCAGGTGCGCCAGATTCAGTCTCGAACCAAAGCCCGCCGGCCATCGACTGACCCGGAGGTGGCTCAACACGAACAGGCAATAGCGGATGTGCTGGGCACAAAGGTTAAAATCCGGCGCCGAGCCGGACGGGGACAGCTGACCATTGAGTTTTATTCCGATGAAGAATACAAAGCTTTAATAGATAAACTGACTAAATAA